In Acropora muricata isolate sample 2 chromosome 13, ASM3666990v1, whole genome shotgun sequence, the DNA window ccctgccaaggggttccccattgacgagtaaaatcgtccggccagaaaaaaaaaaatctataagtgccctgagcgctcattcggcagttaaggggttaagaagtATTATATTCATCAGTTTATTTATTGGAAATAACAGTTCTAGTGGAATTAGTACTAACAACTACTACTTCTCAGGATACTCTTGGCCATCTTCCTTTCCCACTTCCGCAACAAAACTAGCCAATGTAAAGTCCAACATCTCGTCGGCCATCTCGTCTACTATCTTCTTGAATTACTGACTCGCTACTGTAATCTTCTTTCAAAACCGCTTCATTTCTCTGCTTCTTCCGCTCCTCAAAGACTTTCAAAACCCACGCCCATTTCCGGCGGCTGGCGTCTGATACCCAGCTTTTGTCAAACTTCTCGCATTCTGAAGCTGTAATTGGCGTTCTAAATCTTtgctctatttaaaaaaaaaactagaaacGCCGCCTTTAGAAGTCCATAAAGAATTAAAGCACTGACAGAAATGTCCAAACGTTACACGACATTACCTTCGATTTCTGCAGAAATATCTCCCTTCGTAGAGCTCTGTGTAATGAATAATCCTTAGTCTTCCGACGAATCCATCGTCTTTCTAAAGCCAGGTTCGCACTGAATAAAATGACTGAATTCTCTGGATTATTAAGTCTGCAAACTTGCAGTGTGACACGCCTTGCACGAATTAATCCCATCGTTAGAATTGTTttgaacaacaataacaacgagCTACAATAACAACCCTCGGCACTATTAAAATCGAAAATACATTCATcacaaacaaagaataataGCAATGAGCATGACAATTATCACACGTGCGACTAAACTCACACATGGGTGCAACTATAATCGAAGATCCAACACAGACACAACAATAGGATTTCATGaagtcaataattattcattaaatAGTAACACTTAGCCGTTTCATGCTGCGTACTAAACTAAggccaattaaaaaaaaagatgtttctcgtccggatttctCTAAAAAAAAGGGAGGGCAggcggttttttttgttatttattattttctattgcatgctttctttacacattcctaccttcccccagggatacgttggagctcttaggtcgaatattaataaaacgaaacatcagatattgattaaatacaagtttgcttaattttgatacacacaaaggattaacagtgaaaatttacattattttggtgtgtacaCAGCAACAATAGGCTTTACACATATTCGATGTTATAAGAACACCTTCTTAATGataaaaaacgttgctcataaaaaataacaagaaaagagAGGCGGCGCTAAAATATGAAGCGGgcggggacgagaaacatctgtttttttacttggcctaatGATACTACTACCAAGATATGGTAGGCAGGTGTATCGGTGCCATTACCCAACCACATGGTGAGGAATTTATCATGTGGTTAACCGCCAAACCATTGCTATTAATCCACTCACAAACAATGAGAAGATCGCGTTGCATGTGCCGATGGATCAATGAGGAATCATTATCAATAGAGAAAATCtgggtatcatcagcatatgcACTGACTTTAGGTGACAGACTAACGAGAAATAGAAGACTAACGagacgtgcagcacgattatttttcgtcgttcaaccaatcatatcattgatttatgGCGTCGTCATTGCATGTGTAGCACGAttagttttctttgttcaaccaatcatatcattgatttatgGCGTCGTCAttgcacgtgtagcacgatagTTTTTCCGTGTTCAACCAATCGTATCATTGATTTATGGCGTTTTCGTTACCGCTGCCGTCATGACTTCTGAAACTCCTTACTAGATAATATCCTTCATTTCTGTCTGGCCAGCGTGCAGCTTGGCTTTGGTGTTCAAGAGTTTGCTTTTTGGTAAAGCTCTTTAATGTTACTAACATGACAGCTCCTTTACTTGCAGTTTACATGGACCCTGTCAGCGAAAAAGCTGTCATAGCAGTGCAGTCAGTGATTGTCGTCGTAGCACTGGTCGGCAATTCTCTTGTCTGTGCTGTTATATTGAAAAATCGAGGCATGAGGTATGTAAAACTTTATGACTGATGCGTATCGAATCAAATTCTAATGCTCGCCATTGTCTCATACACGTCGTGTCAAAAGTAACTAGCGGACGAGAAGACCTAGTAGGGCTTGTTACAGATGTTCGTTCCAGGCACATTTTGTTTCCTCTCTCGTCGATTAACTAAACAAGATAACATGAATTCTATTTTGCATATTTTAGTATCAAACATGACGTCGAATTTGTAAGGATTTGCAAAGCCAACTTGATAACGAAAGCAGAATTGAAGAATGAAGTAGCAACAAATTCGTTCATGTCCTCgttatttaaggacggtgcctactaattaaagacatttttccccggtgtgtgattatgcaggaaatgtagatcttaacaagtcctattgaaatccaaaaagaaaattaggggccgggtaaccacgcatttttcaaagataattcatgaatgatatctgtaaaaagctttaaaatacaaagcaatgcataatgttctttctcaaattgaagcttaattatctctcaaaaatgcatggttacccccaatttacTTTTTGGATACcgagagtacttactaagatctactgtatccagatagttttaaaccgcgcaaaaatatccctctattagtaagcattggcgataggaaatccgagtatctggagatgcgcagaacgtatgcgcaatgacaatagtaggcaccgtccttaaacgcTTGTATAAAAAATTCATGAAAGGTTCAGTTCGTAAAGAAACTGCTTATGCACGAAACGCAAATTAAGCGAAAACTGCATGTTAATTAGTAGGAGTTGAAAAAAATTGGACAAAAGAGGAATTTAAAGGTTTATACTGGCTAAAAATTCGTCTCGGACGTCTCGGCTAAAACTGTTGCCTTCTTCAGCAAggataaaaaatgcaaatgtttAACGGCGTCCTGTGAGATAATATCTCGAAAAAAGAATTCCCTAGTGTAACAAGTTGCTAGTCCGTAGAGCATTCCTAATGACGCTGGAAGCTGTTAATGTTCTTGTACACGCTAGGCAGCGCTGTGTGTTCGTTTATAGAGTTTATATCTCGCACGGAATGCCACGCTTCAATAAATGGTCTTTGTCGCCACCTTGGTGACCTGTCAATAATTTCCACATTCTCCAAATCCATTTCATGGTTGTGGAGCACATGGTGTTTGGCCAACAAAAAAATTGGTCCAATGTTGCTATGACCTTTGCATGTTCTTTCACGCGTGTTTTTAGTGCGCGTGGTGTTTGACCAACATAAACACTATCACAACTTTTACATCTGATCTTGGACAAGATTCCTCTGTTATCCTCTTTCCCGATTTTGAGGATAACAGAGGAATCGTGTACAAGATCAGTTGTAAAAGTTGTGATAGTGTTTATGCCGTTAAACACTTGCATTTTTTTATCCTTGCTGAAGAAGGCAGCAGTTGTAGCCGAAACGTGCGAGACGAAGTTTTAGCCAGTATAAACCTTTTAATTCCTctcttataatttttttttatatgtctGGCTACACACCATATATTTTTTGTAGGAGTTGATCTATGTTTTCATATCCGTAGGACAACAATGAATGTTCTTCTTCTCAATCTCGCTATTGCTGACATAACAGTGGTGGTGTTTTTCGCTTCTCGATACACTTTAATCCACGCCTATAACCACCCAGATGGAAATGTGGGCACTATTTTGTGTAAGCTACTGACAGGTGGCACTTTTGGCTGGATCGGATCATGCGCATCGGTGTTTACTATGGTCGCCATAGCTATTGAACGTTACTATGCAGTGACTCGTCCTTTGGGAAACCGAGCCACTTTCACGAAAGACAGCTTGAAGGTTAGATTCCTGGCGTCTAAAACaactatacaccttattccacaatggcagccaataaattattcttttgtttgcatgtcaaCTAGCCCTCTTTGCTTCGTCAacaagtataaaaaaaaaatttttttggaagtgaaaatgaggcaaagagagctaataaacatgcaaacaaaataataatttattggccgccattttggaataaggtgtatcgCAATCTTTATTGTCACGCCTAAGGCGGTCTAGCTCCTTATGAAGCTAACTGGGAACAAATTCAGCTTCGCCCATCATATGCAGGGATGACTTGATTATGATGGGGGAGGAGTACCCGAAttattactttttattttttatacatAAATTGTTCCTCCTATCATCTCGAATACTTGATCAGTAACTTTTACATTCTGTGAGGAAAAATCTCATTTCATGCAAGCCTCGGGGTTTCGCTTAATTTTCCAAGCCATTTGAATCTTAAATGTATAGTCCTGTGTTTTCAGCCTGTACTGGGTTTTATTATGTTTGTATCATGGcaacacaaaataaaagaataccTAGTTAAAAATGTATATTTGGAAATatacattttaaaatgaattaagCAAGGCGAACAAAGATAGGGCAGTTATTGTCAACTGTTACTTTTGTTAGTTTGTTTCTAATTTTTTTGCAGGTAATCATCTCCGCTTCTTGGATCTTTGGCTCAATTCTTTGCCTTCCAGATTTCCTGGTCAAAGATTTTTGCGAGAGCTACAGAGCATGCGTGGGTAATTGGCCTCCTGCTCATGCGTGGATGCCTAAGGCTTACAGTTTGCTTTGGACAGTATTATTAACAGCTATTCCGGTCTCAGTGATGACGGTCTTGTACTCTAGAGTCATTTTGACTTTATGGGTTAAACCATCTCAGGCTACTGGAAACGATCCATCAGAGCAGGTAGGAAAAGGCGACCGGCGAATTTCTAATAATGATTTCTTTCTCCTGAGGCAGCTTATAAgcaagcaaaacaacaacagcgaCTGGAACTTCtccaatttgcatatttaacaatgagaAACAGTAGGTCTGCACGCTTTGCACAAGGCTATTTCAGTTTTGCACTCTTCTGCAATCCTTTGCGTTGTTTCCACGACTTGAAATGACTTGCTTTTTAATGTAGTTGTGTGGACCCTAACTTGACggaaatttttagtttttccGTCGAATCTCCAAACTGCGGATACCAAATTAATACCAGAATAGACCGTTTttcagttgtgtgcttagttgcctagcctttgaatgaaagtgaggctggagttgaccttgttttgataaaaacctcactgcttttcttatgtaaattgcttctaatagaccttttcagcttgtacattttgttttcccatttcagaccacgtgatgctactcgagggaatagtttctttcaaatgtcgtcttatgcacgtgcaaatttacgcataactaatgaaaaaacaaaaggaaaattcccatgagggcatcacgtggtctgaaatgggaaaacaaaatgtacaagctgaaaaggtctattagcgTGAGAACAGCGTCATTAACACGAGAAAAGCAGAGAGGCTTCTActaaaacaaggtcaactccagcctcactttcattcaaaggctagGCATCTAAGCACACATCTGTCAAATGGTCTATTCATTTTGCAGGCGTAATGACCAAATAAACAGACAAATGATTCATCCTGAACAACAAATAGAAAGCACTATTTAGCCCAAGGTTCACTCCTTCGTAATTACTGAGTTAATTATATTACAAAAGCACAAGAGATTACTCATCAGAGCCAATAGAGGGGTTTTGGATTGTGTGTAGATAGAGTGAGCGCTCGACCAAGTTAAGGCTAAAAAATTTAAAGTCAGTGCTAACGCAGAAACGCCTGCTTCATTTGCAAACTTCTGATACACTCCTTTATTCTTCCTTTTACAAGAATGGTATTTTTCAGGCCCAGCCTGAAGTATTCTTATTTTCCTATCGATTAGAGGATGAAACAAAAAACTCTCAAGCACCGAAAATTACAGGCTCAACATTATTATAAAAAAAGGAGTGTAGTGGTAATTTCATTCTTTTGGATACACCGCTCCCCCATAAACGACAATGTTTTCTTTCGAAGCTAAATCTTCCATTTCTTACTTGCAGGGTCGGTCCCGAGTGCGAAAACGAGTGACTACCATGGTGCTGGTAGTAAGTGTCATCTTTGCTTTTTGTTGGATAACTGAATCGACAGATTACATTCTGTTGATGTTTTTTCCTAAACTGGCGCTTGGAAATGCAACCCACGTCATTTCCTCCACACTCGTCATGTTTAATTCCTCCATCAACCCCATCGTGTATGCCTTAATAAGCCATCGCTTCAGGGATGAAGTCATCAGAATGATACGTGTCACTCGAACACGAATTCCAAAAAGGCCAGCGATCAGGATTTCTCGCGAAAACAAATCTTGTTATAACCCAGCGGCAGAAGATGAGCCGAATTGCGGTTGCCATTGCAACATGGACAAGAAAGAGCATTGCAGAAGATCTAGAAGGAATCCAGCAAGGCGTGCCTTTTTCACGAACCGTGTTTATGTTCAGAGCGATCCCAGGACGTGAAGTTCTAATTAAGAGTGAGGCCACCAGCTGGTTGCAAATGGGACGACTTCGCAGGATGTCGCTATTTGGAATCTTGCccagaccaacactcaaggTTGTAAAAGAACTGAGAAGAAAACGCTGCTTTTAGAAAAACATCTGTAATTTATAGACAGATTCAGGAGCCGATGGGTAGGAACATGCAACTCccctatattcctgtcacggcgtttttcATAgcagaccgatttatttttagatcgaatttccctctTATGAGACTGTGGGAGTACCATGGCCAAACACAataaactaattgacgtcattGCGTCACTCGACCGGAACGGGCTTTCTTTcacgaaagaaaaggtatactaaaaataggtcagtctgtaaaaatgccgagACAGTAGGCATGGGAGTTGCATGCCCCTACTCATGGGCTCCTGACAGAGTTTAAGTTAACTGCACTCTGAAGTCTAGTACCTGCTTATATCGGCAATATTTGTTTGCCATGAAAATTACGGCAAAAGGGCGTCATTTTGCTCCGAAAATTAATTCTGTTTTCGATCCCTTCGAAATTACAGATAGGACTGATATAAAATTGCCAAGTAAATAGACAGTTTTATGCTCCACACTGTCAATTCCTGAAGCATATTTTCCTGAAGACGGTTTGTCAGTAATCTTACAGTGGGGAAGGTTAAAATTATaaggtttcatttttttccactttttatagtttttaataaGAAAACTCGACGGAAACGAAACATGTTAACTAATTTCATGACTTTTCACAAAATGAAgccgtttttgtttttgcaattttttactGAGAAGTTGATCGGAAAGACAAAACCAAACAATTTTTAATCAAATCGTTGCTTTAATTTCCCATCAAATGAGTGTCTGATTAACGAATCGATTGGGGTTTAGTGTTGTCTGTAATCTTACCTACAACTCCATGCGCCATCTCAGTGGCCAGGCTGCGCCTTGTTGTTTccacaacaaatgttgttgtttcttaccacaatatcaacgtcaaagaaaatgtttttgagagctGAAAAAAGCATTTGGTCATGCAGCGTTGTGTGGACTCTTATCTACAacggcaaattagccaatcacaCTGAGAGATTAGAAGTAGTTGTAGTAAAATAAAGATTATGCATTTAGGTTTAGTAAACGCGAAAGCAAAAATGTTCAAGACAAACTAAATCGTAAATTGTTGTTGACATAATTTGATGTAGGTTTTCGGGCTTATAGCGGAAAAAAATTGACCTCTCCGAGATTCACAAATTTTGTCGGGAAGTTTTATAAATAAATGCAAGAATTTGTCCGTGCTGATTTTATAATAATGGGAACAAatattaaaggcccaccttcatccaagactcattggggtcgtttgtttttgttttgaatctctccaTTGTCctaacgcgtgatctgattggctgaacgcactcaagcagttcgaaaaggccgccatctcgtcttgtactcgtcagcttgtattgactaattttataaatatacaccgaatatgtacaaaataacacaggaaaactatagaatgtcgaacagggaacgtattcacacaggcggattaaaatatatgtacaGGAttcgattgtaatgaaaaaagacgatgataacagatcttagaagttttgaaagtttcgtgtcacacgaaattcagatttgccgagcgtgaagcgcaatgcatgTACTGCAAAACAGTCGTTTTCGGTTGTTTCGGAAGGCGCGAAGCGCCATAGGCGTGATCCTCGAGTGTCGCGCGAGCCTCAGCGTGATCCTCGAGTGTCGCGCGAGCCTCACACGCCCGCAGGCGTCTTTCCCCATTCTCCCTCGCCGTTTTTACACTCGCTCCAGACCTTTCGTTCGAAGATGGACCGACACCGTCGCTCGCGTTCGCAAAAAATACGACTGTTTTGCAGTCtacgcaatgcattttgggtgaatgtgggcctttaattAGCTGAGATATCACGAGAACCTTTCAATTCCTTT includes these proteins:
- the LOC136896649 gene encoding galanin receptor 2a-like, with product MDPVSEKAVIAVQSVIVVVALVGNSLVCAVILKNRGMRTTMNVLLLNLAIADITVVVFFASRYTLIHAYNHPDGNVGTILCKLLTGGTFGWIGSCASVFTMVAIAIERYYAVTRPLGNRATFTKDSLKVIISASWIFGSILCLPDFLVKDFCESYRACVGNWPPAHAWMPKAYSLLWTVLLTAIPVSVMTVLYSRVILTLWVKPSQATGNDPSEQGRSRVRKRVTTMVLVVSVIFAFCWITESTDYILLMFFPKLALGNATHVISSTLVMFNSSINPIVYALISHRFRDEVIRMIRVTRTRIPKRPAIRISRENKSCYNPAAEDEPNCGCHCNMDKKEHCRRSRRNPARRAFFTNRVYVQSDPRT